Proteins found in one Dryobates pubescens isolate bDryPub1 chromosome 1, bDryPub1.pri, whole genome shotgun sequence genomic segment:
- the DNAJB8 gene encoding dnaJ homolog subfamily B member 8 has protein sequence MVDYYAVLGLNRSASQDDIKKSYHQLALKWHPDKNPNNKVNAEKKFKEVAEAYRILSDPQKRLDYDRSVQESLDSFCVFYEDFGGMVLRVHLFFDHLANMKNLSWRSERSSQLPPDFMEPFTPWNSFHPSEQFIPSFVEDTAGPYNVRSVSTSTEEITIQKIIENGQERVELEAGQLRSAKINGRDHLK, from the coding sequence ATGGTGGATTATTATGCAGTCCTTGGACTAAACAGAAGTGCCTCGCAGGATGATATTAAGAAATCCTACCACCAACTAGCACTAAAATGGCATCCTGACAAGAATCCTAACAACAAGGTGAACGCTGAAAAGAAATTCAAAGAAGTTGCTGAGGCATACAGGATTTTGTCTGACCCTCAGAAACGGTTGGACTATGACAGGTCTGTTCAGGAGAGCCTTGATTccttctgtgtattctatgaaGACTTTGGCGGGATGGTCCTTCGTGTGCATCTTTTCTTTGACCACCTTGCCAACATGAAAAACCTGTCCTGGAGAAGTGAAAGaagctcccagctgcctcctgacTTTATGGAGCCATTCACACCATGGAATTCGTTCCACCCCAGCGAGCAGTTCATCCCTTCCTTTGTTGAAGATACAGCTGGGCCATACAATGTCAGATCAGTGTCAACCTCTACTGAAGAGATCACCATCCAGAAAATTATTGAGAATGGGCAGGAGAGAGTGGAATTAGAAGCTGGCCAGCTGAGGTCTGCAAAAATAAATGGCAGAGACCACCTGAAATGA